The genomic region TCCATCACTCTGGGGTCACCAGGCCCGCGTCATACGCGGCGATGACGAGGTGGACCCGGTCGCGGACGCCGAGTTTGGTGAGCAGGTTTGCGACATGTGCCTTGGCAGTACCGGGGCTGATGCTGGTCGTCGGCGAGCTCGCGGTTGGACAGGCCACGTCCGACGAGGGTGAGGACCTCCCGTTCGCGTGCGGTGATACCTGCGAGTTCCCGCCTGGTCGGCGCGGGCACGGGTGCGGTACGAGCGGCGTAACGGGCGATCAGACGGCGGGTGACGCCGGGGGCGATCAGCGCGTCGCCGGCGGCGACCACGCGCAGGGCGGTCAGGAAGCCGTCCAGGTCCATGTCCTTGACGAGGAACCCGCTCGCTCCGGCGCGCAGTGCGGCGTGGACATGCTGGTCGGTGTCGAAGGTGGTGAGGACGGCCACTCGGACGTGTGGGGACTCCTGCGTGATCATCCGAGTCGCCTCGATGCCGTCCATGCCGGGCATCCGGATGTCCATGACGACGACGTCGGGTGCGAGTCGCCTGGTCAGGGACACGGCCTGGGAGCCGGTCGCCGCCTCGCCCACGACCTCGACGCCGGGCGCGGCGTCGATGACCATCCGCAGTCCGGTGCGGACCAGCGGCTGGTCGTCGGCGAGCAGGACACGGATCGTCATGTGGCCTCATCTCCCTTTGTCGGATCGACGTCCAGCGGGAACCGGGCGGCGACGCGGAAGCCACCCCCCTCGCGGGGACCGGCGTGGAACGCCCCGTGCAGCAATGCGACCCGTTCCCTCATGCCCTGGATCCCGTACCCGCTGGTGTAGGCCCCCGCATCGGTGCCGGACTTCGCGGCCCCGCCTTCGTCGAGAATCTCGACGGACAGCTCGTGCGGCTTCCGGCCGATCGTCACGCGGCAGTGCCGGGCGGCCGAGTGGCGGACGACGTTCGTCACCGACTCCTGGACGATGCGGAACGCGGAACGGTCGACGGCCTCCGGCAGGTCGTCGACTGACGGCCCAGTGCGGCGCAGGCCCACGCGGACCCCGGCGCGGGCCGTTGCCGCGACCAGGCGGTCGAGGTCGCCGAGGCCCGCGAACGGCTCTGCGCCGAGCGCGGCTTCCGGGCCCTCGGACGACGGTTCCTGATCGGTCCGGCGCAGGATGTCGAGCATGGTACGCAGGCCGCGCAGCGTTTCGCGGCCGGTGGATTCGATAGCGGTGAGCGCGTCCCGCGCCTGCTCCGGCTCGCTGTCCAGGACGCGTCTCGCCGCCCCGGCCTGGATGGAGACGACGCCGATGCCGTGGGCGACCATGTCGTGGAGTTCGCGGGCGATGCGCAGCCGCTCCGCCGTGACCGCCTGCTCGGCGGCGTGCGCCCGTAGCGCCTCGTCGTACGCGCGCCGCTGGTGTACGTACGTTCCCGCCGGCCAGGCCAGTAGGACGAGCAGGGCCAGGCAGGCCGTCAGCCCGAGGAATCCGGGGGCGAGTACGCGGGACCATCCGCCGTCGCGGTGGAAATCAACTTGCAGGACGGTCTCCTGGACGGCGAGGGCGGCGAGTGCCGCCACGAGCGCGGTGCGCGCGGGGCGGGCGGCCGCGACTGCGGCGACGAGCAGGACGGTGGCCGCGAGGAGGGGCCAGGTCTGCTCGGCCCGCAGCCGGAGCGCCGATGCCGTGACGGCCTCGACGAGCAATGTCCCGAGCACAGCGACGGGCCATCGCCGGGCCCACGCGAGCGGCGCGGCTACCACGAGCGAAGCGGCCGCCAGGACAGCGCCCTCGCCGGCCGGGTCGCCCGGCACGGGAGCACTGCCCAGAGCCGCGTACAGCAGCAGCGCCGTCGCCGCGACGGCGCACGTGGCGAGCGCCGCCCGCGCGGCGCGCGGCAGCCGTTGCAGCAGGGGCGGCGCGGGCGCGGCGGGCGGGTGGGGTGTGGTCACGGGCACAAGTCGAGCGTAGAGAAGCCAGTGTCCCCGGTCGTCAGACCACAGGCGTATGCCCGGGGGCAGAGACGGCGGCGCCGATCACCGCCGGTGGGTCGATGCGGCCCGGCACGGTGCCCAGGCACGGTGGGTCGCATGATCGAAGTCAAGGGACTGACCAAACGCCACGACGACGTCCTCGCCGTCGACAACCTGAGCTTCACCGTGCGGCCCGGCACGGTCACCGGGTTTCTCGGCCCGAACGGAGCCGGCAAAAGCAGCACCATGCGTATGATCCTCGGTCTGAACCGGCCCACAGCCGGTACGGCCACCGTCGACGGGCGCCCGTTCGTCGCCCGACAGGCCGGCCTGCACCACGTCGGTGCGCTGCTGGACGCCGGGGACGTCCACCCCGGCCACACCGCCGCCGCGCATTGCCATTTTGTCAGTGCTGCCGAGCGCTTGCCGCCCACACACTGTGGCCGACTCGGCAGCCGAACGGGGCACCCACTGCTCGGGCGGGGCGAGACCTTCCGGAACCGCGGTACCGCTGCGCCCGGAGCAGGCCAGGCAGCTCTGGCTGCAGTGGTTGCCTGGCCACAACCGGGGCCGGGGCGGTCTCGGTTGCGGTGGATCGTGGCGTATCATCGATCTTGAGCTCGACGCCCTGCCCGGGTGGTCGGTCTGGCGTTGGTGGTCCAAGGAAAGGCACCCCACTTCCTGTGGGGGGATGCAGGTGCAAGGCCTGCCCAGCGCTCAACCGGGTCTCGCCTCCTTCCTCGTAGTGGAAGGAGACGAGACCGTTTTCGTTTGCATGGCACGCGGGCCCCGCCGGCCCAGCATCGGGCAGGCAAAGATGGCCCCGCGGGTGCCGGGGAGATGCCCGGCCGCCGCCCCCGGACGGGTCCTCAGACGTCCGGTAACCCTCACGGAGCTCGAACAGGCCCAGCTCCCAAGACCCTCCGCACCCACTGTTGTGTAGGTGCGGCTGATCGCTGGTCCGTTGCGAGCAAGGAGAAGGCCCCCACCGTGGTGGAGGACTTCGCGCCTGAGTAACGAGGGCGCGGCTGGCGCGGCCGTCGCTCAGGCCGTTACCGCCGAGGCTCGCGGCGCGCTGCCAGGCGAGCGCCGCGCGCGTCTGCTCAGCCGGTGGCTGCTGCCTGCCCCTTCGGCGCTCTCGATCACCGAAGCGACGTCCGCGGGCAGCAGGGCGCGGGCCAGGCTGCGGACGCCCCAGGCTCGGCCGGCGGGCGGAGGGTTCCGTAGCCCAGGAGGGTCAGGGACCAGCAGTCGCCTCCCGATGCGGGTTTTGACGGGGTTGCAGCGCCGGACACCGACATGCTGTCCGGGGTGGATGGGGTGGAGGTGGGGCCACCGCCCCGAATGGTCGGGGCGGTGGGGTGGGTTCAGATGGAGCCGACGATCTTGTGGGGGGTGACGCGGATGACGACGCGTTCGCTGTCGTCGCCGGCGCGGGGGTTGAAGTCGGCGTAGTCCTTGCCGGTGTACTTGCGGGAGAGCTGGTTGATCAGGTCTTGGCCGCCTTCAGTGGTGAGGCCTGCGGTGCCGCGGACTTCGGCGTAGGTGTACGGGGCATCGTGGGGGTTGATGAGGACGGTGATGCGCGGGTCGCGGCGCAGGTTTTCTTCCTTGCGGCGTCCGACGGTGGTGGAGATGAGCAGGTCGTTGCCGTCCCGGGCGAGCCATGTGACGGTGACCTGCGGACTGCCGTCGGGCTGGATCGTGGCGATGGAGGCGAAGACCGGGGAGTCGTCGATGATCCTCTTCAGGTCGTCGGAGAGAGTAGCGGGCATGGTCGGCTTCCCTTCCTGGGGTTCTGCTCCTGGTTAAGCGGCAGGGACATCCTGGGGAAGCTGTTGGTTTTCGGGCAAACGAGGACTTGCGCCGTGCGGCCGGCCTGCGTGGGTGTGTCCCGGAATTCCGCTAGGGGCATCTGGCGAGGGAGTCCGGTGGGACTGCCGCCGATCAGGAGTCGGTTCACCCGGATGGACCCCACGGACGCGCGAGGCCCCCGACGGCGACCGCCCTCCGTCTTGCGGTCTCTGGATGTCGCCGATGCCGAGCTGATGGAGCAAGCCCGCCCCGGCGGGGCCGGCAGCGCGGTGTGTGAGTGCGCTTACGGAGCTGCTCGGGTGGGCGGTCTGGGCCGGGAAGACGTCAGGGCCGGCCCGGCGGGTGCGGGTCTGCCCTGAGGTGTGCGGCACGCGCGCCGCAACGCGGTGCTGCTGTGTCCCCGTCTGCGAAGTCACCAGCATTCGAGGGTCCGCCGGTTGCCCGGTCGGTTCTGCACCCCACGGTGCCTGGTCGCGGCCACGGGAAGCAAGTCGCGTGTGGACGGACCTGGACGATCGGGTGCCAGAGGGTAGGGAGACCGTAGGGCT from Streptomyces sp. NBC_00190 harbors:
- a CDS encoding sensor histidine kinase, which encodes MTTPHPPAAPAPPLLQRLPRAARAALATCAVAATALLLYAALGSAPVPGDPAGEGAVLAAASLVVAAPLAWARRWPVAVLGTLLVEAVTASALRLRAEQTWPLLAATVLLVAAVAAARPARTALVAALAALAVQETVLQVDFHRDGGWSRVLAPGFLGLTACLALLVLLAWPAGTYVHQRRAYDEALRAHAAEQAVTAERLRIARELHDMVAHGIGVVSIQAGAARRVLDSEPEQARDALTAIESTGRETLRGLRTMLDILRRTDQEPSSEGPEAALGAEPFAGLGDLDRLVAATARAGVRVGLRRTGPSVDDLPEAVDRSAFRIVQESVTNVVRHSAARHCRVTIGRKPHELSVEILDEGGAAKSGTDAGAYTSGYGIQGMRERVALLHGAFHAGPREGGGFRVAARFPLDVDPTKGDEAT
- a CDS encoding ATP-binding cassette domain-containing protein is translated as MIEVKGLTKRHDDVLAVDNLSFTVRPGTVTGFLGPNGAGKSSTMRMILGLNRPTAGTATVDGRPFVARQAGLHHVGALLDAGDVHPGHTAAAHCHFVSAAERLPPTHCGRLGSRTGHPLLGRGETFRNRGTAAPGAGQAALAAVVAWPQPGPGRSRLRWIVAYHRS
- a CDS encoding PPOX class F420-dependent oxidoreductase, which produces MPATLSDDLKRIIDDSPVFASIATIQPDGSPQVTVTWLARDGNDLLISTTVGRRKEENLRRDPRITVLINPHDAPYTYAEVRGTAGLTTEGGQDLINQLSRKYTGKDYADFNPRAGDDSERVVIRVTPHKIVGSI